A DNA window from Ochotona princeps isolate mOchPri1 chromosome 32, mOchPri1.hap1, whole genome shotgun sequence contains the following coding sequences:
- the DMTN gene encoding dematin isoform X2, whose translation MERLQKQPLTSPGSVSSSRDSSVPGSPSTIVAKMDNQVLGYKDLAAIPKDKAILDIERPDLMIYEPHFTYSLLEHVELPRSRERSLSPKSTSPPPSPEVWAESRSSGILSHAATPRATGTPRTSLPHFHHPETTRPDFNIYKKPPIYKQRESLGGSPQSKHLIEDLIIESSRFPAAQPPDPNQPAKIETDYWPCPPSLAVVETEWRKRKASRRGAEEEEEEEEDDSGDEMKALRERQKEELSKVTSNLGKMILKEEMEKSLPIRRKTRSLPDRTPFHSSLHPGTSKSSSLPAYGRTTLSRLQSTDFSPSESDSGSSGLQNGEGQRGRMDRGNSLPCVLEQKIYPYEMLMVTNRGRTKLPPGVDRMRLERHLSAEDFSRVFAMSPEEFGKLALWKRNELKKKASLF comes from the exons ATGGAACGGCTACAGAAG CAACCACTTACCTCCCCCGGGAGCGTGAGCTCCTCCCGCGACTCCAGTGTGCCCGGCTCTCCCTCCACCATCGTG gcCAAGATGGACAATCAGGTGCTGGGCTACAAGGACCTGGCTGCCATCCCCAAGGACAAGGCCATCCTGGACATCGAGCGGCCCGACCTCATGATCTACGAGCCGCATTTCACGTACTCCCTCCTGGAACACGTGGAACTGCCCAGGAGCCGGGAG CGCTCGCTGTCACCCAAGTCCACATCGCCACCACCCTCCCCAGAG GTGTGGGCCGAGAGCCGGTCCTCTGGGATCCTCTCACACGCAGCAACTCCGAGAGCCACCGGGACGCCACGCACCAGCCTGCCCCATTTCCACCACCCTG AGACCACTCGCCCAGACTTCAACATCTATAAGAAACCGCCCATCTACAAGCAGAGAG agtccctgggaggcagccctcAGAGCAAGCATCTCATTGAGGACCTCATCATCGAGTCGTCCAGGttccctgctgcccagcccccCGACCCCAACCAGCCAGCCAAGATCGAGACGGACTACTGGCCATGCCCCCCATCGCTGGCCGTTGTGG AGACAGAATGGAGGAAGCGGAAGGCATCCCGGAGAGGGGccgaagaagaggaggaagaggaggaggatgactCCGGAGATGAGATGAAGGCTCTCAGGGAGCGGCAGAAGGAAGAACTCAGTAAG GTGACCTCCAACCTGGGCAAGATGATCTtgaaagaagagatggagaagtCGCTTCCCATCAGGCGGAAGACTCGCTCTCTGCCGGACCGGACGCCCTTCCACAGCT CTTTGCACCCAGGAACGTCCAAGTCGTCCTCTCTCCCTGCTTACGGCAGGACCACCCTCAGCCGG CTACAGTCCACAGACTTCAGTCCCTCGGAGAGTGATTCCGGAAGCTCAG GCCTGCAG AACGGAGAGGGCCAGAGGGGGAGGATGGACCGGGGGAACTCCCTGCCCTGTGTACTGGAGCAGAAG ATCTACCCCTATGAAATGCTGATGGTGACCAACAGGGGGCGCACCAAGCTGCCTCCCGGGGTGGATCGCATGCGGCTGGAG AGGCACCTGTCAGCCGAGGACTTCTCCAGAGTCTTCGCCATGTCCCCCGAGGAGTTCGGCAAGCTGGCCCTGTGGAAGCGCAACGAGCTCAAGAAGAAGGCCTCGCTCTTCTGA
- the DMTN gene encoding dematin isoform X1 codes for MERLQKQPLTSPGSVSSSRDSSVPGSPSTIVAKMDNQVLGYKDLAAIPKDKAILDIERPDLMIYEPHFTYSLLEHVELPRSRERSLSPKSTSPPPSPEVWAESRSSGILSHAATPRATGTPRTSLPHFHHPETTRPDFNIYKKPPIYKQRESLGGSPQSKHLIEDLIIESSRFPAAQPPDPNQPAKIETDYWPCPPSLAVVETEWRKRKASRRGAEEEEEEEEDDSGDEMKALRERQKEELSKVTSNLGKMILKEEMEKSLPIRRKTRSLPDRTPFHSSLHPGTSKSSSLPAYGRTTLSRLQSTDFSPSESDSGSPPTQIYPYEMLMVTNRGRTKLPPGVDRMRLERHLSAEDFSRVFAMSPEEFGKLALWKRNELKKKASLF; via the exons ATGGAACGGCTACAGAAG CAACCACTTACCTCCCCCGGGAGCGTGAGCTCCTCCCGCGACTCCAGTGTGCCCGGCTCTCCCTCCACCATCGTG gcCAAGATGGACAATCAGGTGCTGGGCTACAAGGACCTGGCTGCCATCCCCAAGGACAAGGCCATCCTGGACATCGAGCGGCCCGACCTCATGATCTACGAGCCGCATTTCACGTACTCCCTCCTGGAACACGTGGAACTGCCCAGGAGCCGGGAG CGCTCGCTGTCACCCAAGTCCACATCGCCACCACCCTCCCCAGAG GTGTGGGCCGAGAGCCGGTCCTCTGGGATCCTCTCACACGCAGCAACTCCGAGAGCCACCGGGACGCCACGCACCAGCCTGCCCCATTTCCACCACCCTG AGACCACTCGCCCAGACTTCAACATCTATAAGAAACCGCCCATCTACAAGCAGAGAG agtccctgggaggcagccctcAGAGCAAGCATCTCATTGAGGACCTCATCATCGAGTCGTCCAGGttccctgctgcccagcccccCGACCCCAACCAGCCAGCCAAGATCGAGACGGACTACTGGCCATGCCCCCCATCGCTGGCCGTTGTGG AGACAGAATGGAGGAAGCGGAAGGCATCCCGGAGAGGGGccgaagaagaggaggaagaggaggaggatgactCCGGAGATGAGATGAAGGCTCTCAGGGAGCGGCAGAAGGAAGAACTCAGTAAG GTGACCTCCAACCTGGGCAAGATGATCTtgaaagaagagatggagaagtCGCTTCCCATCAGGCGGAAGACTCGCTCTCTGCCGGACCGGACGCCCTTCCACAGCT CTTTGCACCCAGGAACGTCCAAGTCGTCCTCTCTCCCTGCTTACGGCAGGACCACCCTCAGCCGG CTACAGTCCACAGACTTCAGTCCCTCGGAGAGTGATTCCGGAAG TCCCCCCACCCAGATCTACCCCTATGAAATGCTGATGGTGACCAACAGGGGGCGCACCAAGCTGCCTCCCGGGGTGGATCGCATGCGGCTGGAG AGGCACCTGTCAGCCGAGGACTTCTCCAGAGTCTTCGCCATGTCCCCCGAGGAGTTCGGCAAGCTGGCCCTGTGGAAGCGCAACGAGCTCAAGAAGAAGGCCTCGCTCTTCTGA